From bacterium:
ACCGGGGTACCTGTCACTAACACTTTTTTCTTGTCCCCATGCTGAGTTAGTAATTCAGCTTGATATGTTGAGGAGACGCCAAGTGGGCGTTTGAGAAATTCTTCGGCAAGTTTTTTGCGGCTTTCTGGACTAAAAAAGGAATGATAGGATTTCCCACTTAACTCAGAACTCGAATTTAACCCGAGCAAAGCAATTAAGGCAGGATTAGCATAAAGGGTTTCACCATTTGGGGCGACATGCCAAACCCCTACAGCCGTGTGGTCAATTAAACTACTTTTTAAATATTCGGCCTCGATCCTCATCGTCCGTTTACGAATTACTTCGGTCACATCAATCCCCACTACACACCAATTCCAAGCAGAAACGCCTAGTTGTCCTTCGATTTTTGACCACATCACATCCCGCTTTTCTCCGTTACGATTAGGTAGCGCCATGACGCGTCGCATTTCACCAGACGAACTGACTAGACCTAAGTAATTATGACTTTCAGGATGGGCAATTATTTGCTCCTTGGTCACTCCAGTAAAGTCAGCTAAGCTTTTATTCCACTCAACAATGCGATCTTGGGCATCAAATGCGCAAAAGAAAAATGGGAGTTCATTTAATAAATCACGGATATTTCTGATCTTCTTTGCATGTTCAGAATGTAACTCCAAATGGTCAGCTTGCTCGACCAAACGTGCCCGTAACCCCAAGATTGCTGCCCGTTGCTTCTGTATTTTATTCAGTAGCATAGCAAGCATTGTCGAAACCAGTAGACCTAAGGAGAGCAGCACAAAAGGAAAAAAACTCTGCTTGGAATTACTGGTTTTTGAGGCAATCGTCCATGCTAGCGGAGGATGTGAAAAGTTAATTTCTACGGGGAGAGTCGTCCCTTGTCCTAGCCTGTCCTGATAACTACAGATCGGCCGAGCGGGAGAAAACTGGTCGCGGTCATACAACTCCCAAGTAATTGTGCCTGGACGCACGGGGTCGATTTGGTCGCAAAGTTTAGCAAGATTGATTGCGGCAACGATCATTCCCCGTAGCGAGTTTTCGCAGTTTTGCTCACAAACGGGATAACTAAGCAGCAGTAAAATTTTTCCTTGCAGTTCAAGATAGGCACTTGCTGAGCTAAATTTCCTTGTCAAAGTCTGCTCAATTAATTTTACGAGCACTCCTTGATCTTTGAGTGCCGTACCAGCGTGAAAGGTCTGGTCTTGATTAATGCTCAGCACATTGGCAATTTTAAAATCATCATAGCCACTTGACCCAGTGGTATGCTCGATCCAGATTAGTTCTTCGAGCGAACTATCTAAATCTTTAGTTGCCTGTAGTTGAGTATTGTCGGTTAGACTTGCTTGCGAAAGATTGCGAGCTAAACTATTAACTTTAGTATCAAGTTTGGAGAAGTAGTCGACTAACTTAAGAATATTCTGAGATTGCTCATTTTTTGTCTGCAGTATAAGATGCAAATGATCGCTGTCACGTAACACAGAGTAAAGCAAATACGTAACAAGCACTCCGAGAATCAGCATGCCGAGCACGGTCGAGCCAATTTCTTGCTTTAAGGATGGATTCCTCAAAATCGAACGATGATGCTGATTATTGACACACACACTCATATTCATCCCAGCTTTGACACGAAAGCAGCAATCGCGGCTGCACTAAAAAACATGCGCTTAGAGGCTGATTGCGTGCCGGTCTTGTGTCTTACTGAACGTTACGAAGAATGTCTATTTTCAACCCTATCTCAGACAAAAAACTCTCAGGCAAAAAACCCGGAGCAACTTACCTGCACTCCAACCAAGAGCCCGGAAGTATTAAAAGTTTCAGAACAAGCAGCTTCGATCTATCTCTTGGCTGGACACCAACTCATCACCAGCGAGAAACTTGAAATTCTTGCGCTTGGAACAATTTCTCGACCGCAAGATGGCTTAAGCGCTCAAGCTACAATTCAGTCGATCTCTGCTGCCGGGGCATTAGCTGTCATTCCCTGGTCACCTGGGAAATGGTTAGGTCAACGAGGCCAAGTGGTTAAAGCACTCTTAGCCGGTCCACAACCAAAGGATTTCTTAGTAGGAGATATTCCAATCCGACCGTGCGGCAATATTTTTTCCACCCCGCTGTTAAGTTATGCGCGTAAGTGTGGGTGTAAAATAGTTTATGGATCAGATCCATTGCCATTTAAAAGTGAAGAAACTGCCCTAGGAACCTTAGCAACCGAGATTAGTAATGTCACAATCGATCCCGACAACCCCAAGGCTTCGATTCTTGCTGCACTTACGAATTCGACTGGACGCCCACGGGGGAGATATAATAATCCAATCCGAGCATTGCTACGCCAAATTCGCACACTAATTTAATTCTGCTTGTAAAAATATCCTTGAGTCGGTAAAGCTGGGCCGTCAAAATTATGAAAACTATTACCTTACTTGGATCTTCTTCGGGCCGAAATGCTGGCGATGCTGCGCTTGTCGCTGGGATCATGCAGTCAATCGATCACGCTCTTGGCGAAAAAGCTTTATATGAAATTCCAACCATTCGCCCGCGTTACATTCAAGAGGAATATCCTTTTCAAGTCCGACCAATCAGCATGCTCCCCTGGGCGCTTTCCATTAAAATGCTCGGACTACCCACATATCGCTCGATGCTGCGGGCGGATATGTCACTAATTTTTGATGCAATTTTATTCGATCGTTCCCTCTATAATCCCCTTTTCAATCACATGTCTTCACTCTATTTAATGCTTCCACGTATTAAAAAGGCTGGACGAAAGCTCGGTTGCTTCAATGTCGGTTGTGGCCCAGTCACGACTAAGCACGGCCAGAAGATGCTTCGTGAAATTTCCGAATTGATGGATTTTATTACTGTGCGCGACCAGCAATCTCTCGAATTATTACGCGGGATCGGAGTAAAGAATACAAATATTACAGTTACTGCCGATGCAGCGCTTGTAATGGATCCAGCTCCTGCAAACCGCGTTTCACAAATACTTGATCGCCTTGGGATCAAAAGTCAGACAGAAATCTTGGCAATCAATATCAATCAATATCTTGATACCTGGGCAGACAAGAAGCGTGGACCACTCGGTAAAGAAAATTTCTTGAATATTTATAGCGCCGCGCTGAATCGTTTAGGAGCTGAGTTATCTGTGCCATTTATGTTCGTCAGCACTCAGCATCACGACGTTCCCATCACTAAAGAACTAATGACGCGCGTTACCAAAGCAAAGCAAACTGTTCTTTTTTCCAACACAGAATATAATCACTACGACATGAAAGGGGTGCTAGGTAAGGCAAGTCTACTCTATGGCATGCGCTTACATTCGATTATTCTCGCATCCTCAGCCCTCACCCCAGTAGTTGGACTGCTCTATCAACCCAAGGTTGGCCATTATATCGAATCAATTCCACTACGAGATGCGACGATTAGTTTTGATGATCTTGATGCAGATACGCTTTATACGTTTTTAAAGCAAAGCTGGGAAAGACGCGCAGAGATCAAGCAAACGCTGGCCCAGCAAATCCCAGTCTTACAAGCACGGGCTAATCTGGCGGCAGCGCTGGTTGCCAAAGAACTTGCTTAGCGGATTATGCTTCTTGCTGCCCTACTTTTCAAGTAAGGCCTTTGTCATTGCCAGTAAATACAAGGGTAAGGAGTAAATCACACTCGCACCAATCAGCCAGGTCAAATTCTCACCATAGATTAGCTGAGCAACGCTGAGCAGGATTGCAATCGTGTGCACAAAAACTGCGTGACTTAGAAAAAACCAATCAACAATCAAAACCACCATGCTCACGCTAAAGGCTAAAAATATATTTAACAGCGTGTGGCGACTGAGCATTGACCTTAGGTAGGCATGATCGATAAACCATGGGCCAAAAAGAATAATCAGCATCAGCAGCGCTGCGGTTACCCGCAGCGGAATATTCAAAAACGAAAATATCAACAAACCTTCCCGCGGATTTGTCACCAGATCGTCGCGCACAATGCTACCAATGAACGAAGCAACCATTCCTGGATGTAATTCTTTAGCATAAAAAAAGAGAAACAGCGCGGGAAAGAGCACTAAGACTAAATCTAAAATATGGCCAAACGCTCTGCGGTAAAACATTATCCAGAATTGATCACGACGATTAATTTACAACGATTCATTCACAATGATTAATTTTGATACTTGCTATGTTTTTTGCCGTATCCAAAATAAATGGCAAAACCAATCGCCATCCAAATAATTAATCGAAGCCAGGTATCATGAGGTAGCGCCAACATCTGTGCGGCTGCAACAAGCACGCCAAGAATTGGTACTAGCGGCACTGCAGGACAACGAAAAGGACGGTGTGCTCCCGGATCAGTTTTTCTGAGAATAATAATTCCCGCACAAACTAAAACAAAGGCCAAGAGTGTGCCGATTGATACAAGCTCGCCTAGAATGCCAATCGGGAAGAACCCAGCCACTACGGCAGCGAGCACTCCGGTCAAGGTTGTACCTACATAAGGAGTGCCAAACTTAGGATGAATCTTGCAGAATACTTGAGGCAATAGACCATCATTTGCCATCGAGTAAAAGATCCGCGGCTGTGCTAATAATAAGACCAATACAACCGAACTTAATCCAGCGATTGCTCCAATCTTGATGGGGAAACGTAGCCAATAAAGCCCGTCACCGGCAGCGTTAATCGCTACGGCAATTGGAGCTGGATCATTTAATTTGGGATAGGCAACAATACCTGTCATCACAAACGCAACAAGCAAATAAATGATTGTACAAATCACTAGCGATCCGATAATTCCGATCGGCATCGATTTCTGAGGATCTTTTGCTTCTTGAGCAAGTGTCGAAACAGAATCAAAGCCAATATAAGCAAAGAAAATCACCGCAGCGCCGCGAAAAATTCCACTCCAACCGTATTCACCGAATTTACCGGTATTCTCCGGAATGTATGGCGTAAGGTTATCCATGTTTACATAGGAAAACCCAAAAATAATAAACGCCAAAATTACTGCTACCTTAATGAAAACAACAATATTATTGAAAGTTGCAGATTCTCTAATGCCGCGAATTAATAGCCAAGTACAAGCAGCAACAATTAAAACTGCAGGCAGATTAATCAAGGATCCAGTTGAGCTCCAGCCTGTCTTGGGATCATAACTAAATGGAGATTTAGCTAAAGCCGCAGGAAAAGTAATGCCCAGATCGGCAAGGAAACTGACAACATAACCCGACCAACCAACAGCAACAGTTGCTCCGCCAAATAAGTATTCAAGGATCAAATCCCAGCCAATAATCCAGGCAATCAATTCACCAAGCGTTGCATAAGCATAGGTGTAAGCACTTCCTGCTACTGGAATCATTGCTGCAAACTCGGCATAGCAAAGTGCGGCAAATGCACAGCCCACGCCTGAAAGGATAAAAGATATTGCAATTGCCGGTCCCGCATATGAAGCTGCTGCCTGACCTGTTAAAACGAAAATCCCAGCACCGATAATTCCGCCAATACCAAGTAGCACGATATTCAAGGTTGTGAGCGTACGTTTCAATCCCTTTTCGCCAGAATCTGCCTGTGCAAGAATTACTTCAATTGGCTTTTTTCTCATGCGGGCTCCTTATTTGTTAATAATTAGTAGCAATAACTTCAAACACTTTTGTACGACTTTGCCCCCGAGCGCTAATCATTCGCGGAGCTGAAATCTGCACAACATTTAACGACTGATAAAGCTCGCGTGTAAGCGGAGTATCAGCATTGGAAAGCATAATATAAGCGCCCTTACGGTCTACGGCTAAGGCAAAATCACGCAGTGCTGCTTGATCTTCTAAAGTGAAGCCGGTTTTCGCAAAGCTTGTAAAACTAGCTGTCTTCGAAATAGGCACGTAGGGTGGGTCTGCGTATATAAAATCACCAGGCTCGATCACTTCCAAGATCTTAGAGTATGGCCGAACAGCAAGATCCACTCCTTGGAGAGCTTGAGAACAAGCAGTTAAATTTTCGGCGTCTAGTATTTTGGGGTTTTGATAGGCGCCGAAGGGCACATTAAATTGGCCGCGCTGATTAACGCGGAACAGTCCATTAAAACAGGTTTTGTTCAGATAAATTATTCTGGCAGCGCGTTCAGCGCTAGACCAAGTCCAGAACCCTGGGTCTCGGTCAAGATTACGTACACGGTAATATTCGCGTTCAGAGTATTTAAATTTGGAAAGCTCTTGAATGAGTTGCGGTAGCTGATCGCGGATGACCTGATAGACATTAATCAACTCGGGGTTGATGTCAGACAAAGATGCCCCTCTAGGTTGCAGCGCGAAAAAGACTGCTCCGCCACCCAAGAACGGTTCGTAATAACTTTTAAAATTCTTAGGGATACGTGAAAGGATGTCTGGCAGAATTTGGCTCTTTCCCCCTGCCCATTTTAAAAATGGGCGTGCAAGCGAAGGCTGAGGTCTAGGAATAGCGCTTTGATGCTCGACTGTTTCTACTGCTGAGATATCTGACATTGGGCCCCAGATTACCCATCATTTCTCCATAAATCAATGCGACCCTTAAATAGCTAACTAGCCCAAATAATTAGATAAAATAGATTTCCTGAATCAATTTATCAGTTATTCGGGATAAGTGTTTAGAAGGTTTTACTACAAATGATTTTACAGGCCCTGATATCTATCGTTCTTATGACACTCCCTGTCATGCAGAGTGATGCTGCGAAAGATATTCCAGTTTCAAAGTTATATGTTCGTTTGGTTAGCGTTGACCAAAGTGGAGTTGCCGTGATTGAAGATGGATTTACACGCAGTCAGGATGTTTTTGCCGTAGGCGACTGGGTTTGGAATCAGGCTCAACTTGTTAAAGTCAATGCTGATAACGTTTATCTTGCATACAATGGCAAGATTGAAAAATTACCGATCAAAGGCAGTGGACGCATTTTTCGCCCAGGCGAAAGTATTCCTCCACTTTAATACAAATTTCTTTTCCCTGTTAGTTCCGCTATTTGCTTGGCCTAAAGCCAAGTGAGTAGCGGTTTTTTTCTTGAATTTGAATTACAAAAATTGATATTTCCTAAAGGCAGTGTATATTGCAGGCATGGCACTATCTAATACTCAAGTCCGCAAATTAGTAGATCAATTCCATACTCCACTTTACGTATTTGAAGAATCAATTATTCGCAGACAGTGCCAACGTATTAAGCAGGCGCTCACGTACCCAAACACCAAGGTGCGCTACGCTTGCAAAGCACTGACATTGGGAGCCGCACTAAAGATCATCCGCAGCGAAGGGCTCTTGATCGATGCAGTATCTTTAAATGAAGTCTACCGAGCGATTAATGCTGGCTACACCTCAAGCGAAATTCTCTACACTGGTGAGTCTGCCTCAGAAGTCGCTTATAATATACTGCTTGATAAACAGGTTTTAATTAATTGCAGCTCGCTTGATCAAATGCGATTGATCGGAAAAATCACTCCGGGCAGCCCTTGCTCAATCAGGCTCAATCCTGGAGAAGGGCATGGTAAGAACAATAAGGTTAATACAGGTGGGCCAGCAAGTAAGCACGGAATTTACATTGACCAAATCGAGGAAGTAAAAAAACTCGTAACGCAGTTTGATCTTAAGCTTGTAGGCCTACATTGCCATATTGGTTCAGAAACAGATCTCAATCACTGGCTGAGGATTAACGATTTAACTTTAAGTGTGGCGCGACAATTCCCTAACCTCGAGTTTATCGACTTAGGTGGCGGGATTCCGGTTGTCTACAATCCAGACACTGACACACCGATGCCGCTTGAAGAATGGGGGCAAAAAATCTCTGAGCGTTTTGCCGCCTTTTGCCAAGAGTATGGCAAAAATGTCCAGCTACAAATTGAACCAGGTAGATTTATTGTTGCAGAATGCGGCTCACTCCTTGCTGAAGTGCAAGTTGTAAAGTCAACGCCAGAATACAACTATGTAATCGTCAACACTGGATTAAACCATAATATCCGCCCAGCAATGTATGGGAGCTTTCATGCGATTCGCTTTGTAACTCACGATGAAAGAACTGCAGCGGAGCCAAAAAAGCCTTACGTTGTAGCAGGCTATCTTTGTGAATCGGGAGACGTTTTTACTGTGGCCCGTGACGGCACACTCTTGCCGCGGGAATTCCCAGAGCTGCAAGTCGGTGATCTCATGGTCATGGAAAACGTCGGTGCTTACTGTCATTCAATGAAGAGTGAGTATAATTCGATGAATATGCCTGCGGCTGTGCTTGTGAACGTCGACGGATCTTTTAGAGTGGTTGAGCGTCGCGGTAACCTTGACGACATGATGCGACGGGAAATCGAAGCATTTTGATCTTTGCCCATAATAGGTTATTTGTTTCAAGGTCTGGCCGTTGGATTAGGCTTGAACTTGCCCTGTCCTGATGCTGTCATTGCGAGACTGCGTCAGCGGTCGTGGCAATCTCACGATTACGCGTGAAAAAGGCGTAAGGCAAAAAAGTTTAAGCCTAAGTTCAAGGATCAAGACGAACATCTAAGGAGTTTTTAAAAATGATCAATTTAACACGCGCATACGGATATCTGCTGATTGTGCTTGCAGTTTTTGGCTATATTCTTTCGGGAATGGCAAGTTTTACTGCCTTAATTCCGGCAATCTTTGGAGGTCTTGCTTTATATTGTGCGCATCTTGCTGAAAACGAACAATACCGCATGCATGCCATGCATGGCGCCTGTGGGGTAGGAATTCTTGGGCTGATTGGAAATTTTAAAGCGTTACTGCAAATCCCAACGCTAATTTCCAACATTGAAGATATTGCCCGTCCCTTGGCAACTGTATCCCGTGCAGCGATGGGATTGCTTTCACTGATTTTTGTCTGTGCCTGCGTGAAGTCATTTATTGATGCGCGAAGAAAATAGGCGCTTAAAGCTTTTCACGAACGGCAATTCATAAAGTCGCCAGACGCTAGAATACTCTTTTTCCTCTCCACCAATTCCGAGTGGAAAGTTCTCTTTTGTCTGCGGGACATATAAAGTTCCGAAAAACCAGTCCCAGAGTGAAAAAATAAAACCGAAGTTTTTATCCCAGTGGCGCGAGAGCGAGCTATGATGAATTTGATGTTGCGCAGGGCTAATCAGAACTCGACTCAAAATCGATCCATAGGACAGCCAAATATGAGAGTGCCGCAAATTATAGCCAAATACGTAATAAGCTACTAAAAACACATTTACTCCCGAAACCAGATAGAGCGACAAGGGCCCCACTCCAATCTGCTCGAGAAATCCAGCGGTCACTCCAACGCTGAGGGCGCTCAATGTCATATTCAAGATGTCATCTACAGGATGCATGCGAAATACAGTAATTGGCGTAAGCACTTCAGCTGAGTGATGAATCTTATGAAATTCCCAGAGCGTAGGAATTTTATGGCTAAGATAGTGTGCCAAGTATAAAGCGAGATCCATCGCCACAAGTAATGCCGCGCTGACAATCCAAGGTGAGATTTCTAACAGCCCTGCCGGAGCGCCTAAGCTCTCAAAGATTTCCTGACTGCGCTCTGCAACCCAATTGGTCGAGAGCATGAGTGGTCCGAGAAACAAAAAGAAAATTACGCTGTTAATAATAAAGTAAAAATAATCAACGATAGCCGAGCGATGCAGTAGTATTTCTTTAGGAAAGAGATATTTTAAGACTGACGGCGCATTACGTTTTTTTTCTTGGACGATATAAACTGCAAGGGCAATAGTAAACGCTGTGAGCAGGTAGAACCAAAAAATTCGACTGGCTGGATTGAATAACCCGCTAAGCGGGCCAAGTTCATCGAATAAATCAACGCCAATATTAGTTTCGATTCCGAATTGCATTTACTGTTTCCTGAGCGCGAAAATCTATTATTTCTTGGCCCAGGGCAATAAATTTTTCAATGGGCAACAAATTCACCCCTTCGATTTGGAAATTATTTGCCTTGATGCGTTGTTCGCTGCGGACTGCGCTTGGCTCGATCACTAAGAGTTGCAAGCTAAAGGGCAAACTATCGTGAAAATTTTCCTTAACGCGTTTAATGCCTTTACGGTCTAAGAGGCCTTCGATTGCTTGGTAGTTATAGTACTCGGGGATATAGATCACGCGCGACTGTTGTGGGTTTGCTGCTTGTTGCTTCCAAATTTTCTCAACTTCATTGAGTGGCTTTTGATTGTCGTAGCTATCGCCGATCAGTATGATTTTTTTAAATCCGTGTTGCGTTAAGCTGCGACAAATTTCTAGAATTGTTGCGGTAAAGATGCTGGGTTTAAGGCTAATTGTGCCAGCAAATTTCATATGACCTTGTGGCGGCGAGATTTCGCCTTCGGGAACATATTTTACGACAGGTGCGATTAAGGTCTGTGCTAGATTTTTGGCGATTAATTCTGAAAGGTGCGTGACGATCAGGTTATGTTTTCCTAGTTCCACGAATGGGCCATTTTGTTCGATTCCGCCTGTGGGAATAATAATTTGCGTGTAGCCGTTGTCGATTGCCGTTTGAACTTCGGGGCTTGTTAGTTTTTCAAGCCACAAACTTGAAGGTTGGGCTCTTGAAGGTTCTGCTGAGGAGTGAGTAACAAAATTCAATGCGTAAACGAGTATAGAAATCAGTAAAAAGCGCTTCATTTACCCTATCTAAAGTAGATCTAAAGAAATAATCAAACTTATTTTAATCAGTTAGACTGAGTGCCAAAACAGTTGTTGCTTATGCTGTATTCTAGGCAGTAAATTTAACCGTCTAGTAAACTGATTTTACTGGACAAAATGCAGACCCGTTGAGGAAAGTTTTGTTCGCCGAAGGAACTTTTAGCAACTGGGGTTGGGGTTACGTTTAGGGTAGATCTTTTTCCTATCGGAATTAGCCATTATGAGCAAACAACTTTTACAGGCTTTCCATCTTTAGGCACGTATTGCGTCTAGCTGAAAATATTTTAGTGCCACGCTTGTATTAATGGAATCTATCGATTCACTTGGGAAAGTAACCCAATACCAGGTTTAAAGCTGGAAGTATTCTTTCTTCATAATTCAATTTACTTTATGGATATAGTTTATGCTCTTTAACTATGCCGGCCTCATCTAGTTTGTCCATCAAGGAACCAGGGAACACTACCGGATCGATATATGGCACTCCAGGGATTCCGATTCCATTTATACATGATCTAATTGGTTCAGTGCTATTATTCGTAATAGGGGTCCACTCGGGCTGGTAATTCTTCAAGCATCTAGTCAAGTCTTCTTCATATTTTTCTGGAATATTCAGTACGCTAGAAACACCTGGATTACGCAGAGAATCTTGAATTGGCCGTGGGTATCGGGTTACTTTTTTAACTTTTTTACTTATCCATTGCAGAGTAAAATACACTTCAACTACATTATCGTCCAGATTTGGGTGTTTGTTGCGTGCAACTGAAAATATTTAAGTGCCAGGCTTGTTCTTGGGATCTATCGATTTACTGACTTGAGAAAGTAACCAGATACTAGTAGCGAACTCGGCATCGGCATCGGGCCGGAGAAAAAAATACCAGGAATGAATTCACAGTGCATACTGCTCGATAAATGCCTTTGGTGATGCTTCAAAATTCAGATAGTTTTCAGGAGTAATGATTAGCCCTTTTGTATTCGGAAATTTCTTGCGAAATGCTTCAAGGCCTTTTGAATTCTTATAGCGACCACTCTTAACCTCAATCGCATATAAATTCCTACCAATCTTTAAAACAAAGTCGACTTCCTTATCCTCTTCACGCCAGTAGTATAGCGCCTCATCAAGACGCACTAATTGCGTCCCGACCATGAGCTCAAGAGCTCTTCCAGTTTCCTCAGTAGAATACTTGTCGAGAATAGACAGATACGGCAAACAAGGTGCCATTGGTAAAATCTTTGGCGATGATGATTTTATCTTAAAAGATTTATTTGAGTACTTATCTAACGTTTTAATCAGGAATGCGCCCTCATACAGCGAAAGATAGTATTTGATTAATTCAACATTTCCTCGATCTTGAAGCTGCCCGAGGAGTTTCGTATATGAAATCTCCTGGGCTGGATATGAAATTAGTATTTCAAATGCCTGCCGAAAAAGCGCTGGATTCTTAACTGTATGATACTGAAGAATGTCTTTTTCGATCACCGTAGCGATAATCGAATTTCTCACATAACTAACCCAATCACTTGAATTAATAAACTGATACGACCCCG
This genomic window contains:
- a CDS encoding PAS domain-containing protein, which gives rise to MSVCVNNQHHRSILRNPSLKQEIGSTVLGMLILGVLVTYLLYSVLRDSDHLHLILQTKNEQSQNILKLVDYFSKLDTKVNSLARNLSQASLTDNTQLQATKDLDSSLEELIWIEHTTGSSGYDDFKIANVLSINQDQTFHAGTALKDQGVLVKLIEQTLTRKFSSASAYLELQGKILLLLSYPVCEQNCENSLRGMIVAAINLAKLCDQIDPVRPGTITWELYDRDQFSPARPICSYQDRLGQGTTLPVEINFSHPPLAWTIASKTSNSKQSFFPFVLLSLGLLVSTMLAMLLNKIQKQRAAILGLRARLVEQADHLELHSEHAKKIRNIRDLLNELPFFFCAFDAQDRIVEWNKSLADFTGVTKEQIIAHPESHNYLGLVSSSGEMRRVMALPNRNGEKRDVMWSKIEGQLGVSAWNWCVVGIDVTEVIRKRTMRIEAEYLKSSLIDHTAVGVWHVAPNGETLYANPALIALLGLNSSSELSGKSYHSFFSPESRKKLAEEFLKRPLGVSSTYQAELLTQHGDKKKVLVTGTPVLNSKGELESTVGIITDLSDAVK
- a CDS encoding ATP-binding protein produces the protein MERLIYLNCISALKARIDSRKGLVQVLLGPRQVGKTTSILKLIEDYYPKQALYVSADQVFHADREWLQFNWQKAQEERKILFIDEIQKSYNWSETIKSLYDASKRAKKPVQCVLLGSSSLQIQKGLSESLTGRFQLTNVYHWNYKESNEGYKLTFEEYLKFGGYPGSYQFINSSDWVSYVRNSIIATVIEKDILQYHTVKNPALFRQAFEILISYPAQEISYTKLLGQLQDRGNVELIKYYLSLYEGAFLIKTLDKYSNKSFKIKSSSPKILPMAPCLPYLSILDKYSTEETGRALELMVGTQLVRLDEALYYWREEDKEVDFVLKIGRNLYAIEVKSGRYKNSKGLEAFRKKFPNTKGLIITPENYLNFEASPKAFIEQYAL
- a CDS encoding polysaccharide pyruvyl transferase family protein, producing the protein MKTITLLGSSSGRNAGDAALVAGIMQSIDHALGEKALYEIPTIRPRYIQEEYPFQVRPISMLPWALSIKMLGLPTYRSMLRADMSLIFDAILFDRSLYNPLFNHMSSLYLMLPRIKKAGRKLGCFNVGCGPVTTKHGQKMLREISELMDFITVRDQQSLELLRGIGVKNTNITVTADAALVMDPAPANRVSQILDRLGIKSQTEILAININQYLDTWADKKRGPLGKENFLNIYSAALNRLGAELSVPFMFVSTQHHDVPITKELMTRVTKAKQTVLFSNTEYNHYDMKGVLGKASLLYGMRLHSIILASSALTPVVGLLYQPKVGHYIESIPLRDATISFDDLDADTLYTFLKQSWERRAEIKQTLAQQIPVLQARANLAAALVAKELA
- a CDS encoding amino acid permease, which translates into the protein MRKKPIEVILAQADSGEKGLKRTLTTLNIVLLGIGGIIGAGIFVLTGQAAASYAGPAIAISFILSGVGCAFAALCYAEFAAMIPVAGSAYTYAYATLGELIAWIIGWDLILEYLFGGATVAVGWSGYVVSFLADLGITFPAALAKSPFSYDPKTGWSSTGSLINLPAVLIVAACTWLLIRGIRESATFNNIVVFIKVAVILAFIIFGFSYVNMDNLTPYIPENTGKFGEYGWSGIFRGAAVIFFAYIGFDSVSTLAQEAKDPQKSMPIGIIGSLVICTIIYLLVAFVMTGIVAYPKLNDPAPIAVAINAAGDGLYWLRFPIKIGAIAGLSSVVLVLLLAQPRIFYSMANDGLLPQVFCKIHPKFGTPYVGTTLTGVLAAVVAGFFPIGILGELVSIGTLLAFVLVCAGIIILRKTDPGAHRPFRCPAVPLVPILGVLVAAAQMLALPHDTWLRLIIWMAIGFAIYFGYGKKHSKYQN
- a CDS encoding sterol desaturase family protein — encoded protein: MQFGIETNIGVDLFDELGPLSGLFNPASRIFWFYLLTAFTIALAVYIVQEKKRNAPSVLKYLFPKEILLHRSAIVDYFYFIINSVIFFLFLGPLMLSTNWVAERSQEIFESLGAPAGLLEISPWIVSAALLVAMDLALYLAHYLSHKIPTLWEFHKIHHSAEVLTPITVFRMHPVDDILNMTLSALSVGVTAGFLEQIGVGPLSLYLVSGVNVFLVAYYVFGYNLRHSHIWLSYGSILSRVLISPAQHQIHHSSLSRHWDKNFGFIFSLWDWFFGTLYVPQTKENFPLGIGGEEKEYSSVWRLYELPFVKSFKRLFSSRINK
- a CDS encoding creatininase family protein, which encodes MKRFLLISILVYALNFVTHSSAEPSRAQPSSLWLEKLTSPEVQTAIDNGYTQIIIPTGGIEQNGPFVELGKHNLIVTHLSELIAKNLAQTLIAPVVKYVPEGEISPPQGHMKFAGTISLKPSIFTATILEICRSLTQHGFKKIILIGDSYDNQKPLNEVEKIWKQQAANPQQSRVIYIPEYYNYQAIEGLLDRKGIKRVKENFHDSLPFSLQLLVIEPSAVRSEQRIKANNFQIEGVNLLPIEKFIALGQEIIDFRAQETVNAIRNRN
- the lysA gene encoding diaminopimelate decarboxylase, producing MALSNTQVRKLVDQFHTPLYVFEESIIRRQCQRIKQALTYPNTKVRYACKALTLGAALKIIRSEGLLIDAVSLNEVYRAINAGYTSSEILYTGESASEVAYNILLDKQVLINCSSLDQMRLIGKITPGSPCSIRLNPGEGHGKNNKVNTGGPASKHGIYIDQIEEVKKLVTQFDLKLVGLHCHIGSETDLNHWLRINDLTLSVARQFPNLEFIDLGGGIPVVYNPDTDTPMPLEEWGQKISERFAAFCQEYGKNVQLQIEPGRFIVAECGSLLAEVQVVKSTPEYNYVIVNTGLNHNIRPAMYGSFHAIRFVTHDERTAAEPKKPYVVAGYLCESGDVFTVARDGTLLPREFPELQVGDLMVMENVGAYCHSMKSEYNSMNMPAAVLVNVDGSFRVVERRGNLDDMMRREIEAF
- a CDS encoding DNA adenine methylase → MSDISAVETVEHQSAIPRPQPSLARPFLKWAGGKSQILPDILSRIPKNFKSYYEPFLGGGAVFFALQPRGASLSDINPELINVYQVIRDQLPQLIQELSKFKYSEREYYRVRNLDRDPGFWTWSSAERAARIIYLNKTCFNGLFRVNQRGQFNVPFGAYQNPKILDAENLTACSQALQGVDLAVRPYSKILEVIEPGDFIYADPPYVPISKTASFTSFAKTGFTLEDQAALRDFALAVDRKGAYIMLSNADTPLTRELYQSLNVVQISAPRMISARGQSRTKVFEVIATNY